The following coding sequences are from one Saprospiraceae bacterium window:
- a CDS encoding HYR domain-containing protein, which produces MKKSQFLLSIVSGKLELRTIHLLPIFNILLLISLISSNCLAAIRYVKPIATGSEDGSSWANASNDIQAMINASSAGDEIWVAAGTYYPLYEPDGTTNAPRDFTFYLKNGVKVYGSFAGTETNLSERNLSLQISILDGDIGTLGDVSDNAYHVVLSVSDNNTTLLDGFVIRNGRANTATNLTVESKSTARSEGGGIYNAFSNTIYQNIALVNNFSSDDGGGLYNNNSSPKLINAIIYNNDTNDEGGGVFNESNSYPEFINCTFVENDCARSGGAIFGVFNNDPTKSTVVRNCIFRDNRINGVKTTKFADLGAFASFFSVENTDLQFAFNNTNYETAEFLNDISAANNFFNYDPAFQNIADPDGADDQWFSTDDGLILKSCSQLLNAGENTFNNLSKDIQSNIRIFESTIDLGPYEIQETADPVLITSVALDTICSNVSQKYAISCSHVSATYSWSRALVTGISNAAVSNQTSDTIKEKLINTTSNQVNAVYKINATANTCKGPTFTRTLTVDPNPNASILNVSMDSAFVNKPYLDTLKQTGMTTPKWSVVLDSFPQGLILNSTNGIINGTPTQVGNYNLPVTIQQASCSVSKTIPMKVFETITVIELNNINIGNKNASDTSFWRSVGLSTNIDEDGLPDSTDQIKIMGTSSGQITLDKNLTIQSLVIDSVADVTIKLGNKILSIIGGELKALKEGSLKADSATLKFYRNAIINIKDIIGTLEMETDDTGKIILYNHLIVKTLLKIKKMNNLEGGKEIQLEGDAELNNPPMRGDGKVKMQGSQDQKIKGDGSVHHLVVDKPSGKIDLENNLRIKNADPNEKAQLKGNNTPIRSKNGSAVLLEDEKEVEVDYQGKIDRVEAKTPKLMMKQDLNVDSLLVLHAELLEMDAPAGTKLNNKGNMVVNTQNLKGPAFVVMLGDSLQIISGPGALHKLEVNKPEGSYMRLDDYLRIKNADPNEKAQLKGNNTPIRSKNGSAVSLEDEKEVEVDYQGKIDRVEAKTPKLMMKQDLNVDSLLVLHAELLEMDAPPGTKLNNKGNLVVNTQNLKGPAFVVMKGDSLQIISGPGALHKLEINKPEGSYMRLDDYLRIKNADPNEKAQLKGNNTPIKSENGSAVSLEDEKEVEVDYQGKIDRVEAKTPKLMMKQDLNVDSLLVLHAELLEMDAPPGTKLNNKGNLVVNTQNLKGPAFVVMKGDSLQIISGPGALHKLEVNKPEGSYMRLDDYLRIKNADPNEKAELKGNNTPIKSENGSAVSLEDEKEVSVDYGGDIDKIQITTPKLSIKQDLHIEKDLTYAGDTIELKGPEKSIKVKGDYHSDAHIKGDSKTEITGNQKSQITSNAMKNQGYLKINKSDTAKTELMTDLLADTLAVESGILDLGSYQGDPQMQRKVTANTTVRGNGKMAGSGKAKKPDPSPNVPPPPSCGKGYIYNTKTKACDPEIGTNAPPNNSPGIETCAALKSTDKIAYEQCRKKYGVAPGNSPGQIEFDYPVAFKNTNLDFELTDMDAGSGYDQVRINGQITIDTGVSVTLIGANINCYEFIILQNNSTDSIKGRFLDLPNSGDTISFNGFTYAINYKGGDGNDISFRLQDTVNPVISCPPPIVKYTTSNQCFYQAQNTEFDYISSSDNCAVTTIEFSFSGASSGTGLTSLRDTVFNVGETTIQWIAKDAFQNSSFCQFTLTVQDTFKPQAYCNNFDIYLNSAGSFELDAENINNNSSDVCGMLSFNLNKSGFSCEDVGSETIILTVTDLHSNSSTCSATVSIYDTVKPQAICNNAAVYLNSQGTVDITPAQLNHSSSDACGLDDLDLSIDQLFCHHTGVVEVVLYVTDHNGNSSSCVGLVTVLDTLLPIITCPQNQIRNTFIGMCTYTANGSEFYATFQDNCSKKSESCILTGANTGTQSGSLAGKICSKGITTVLWTVTASNNQSGTCSFTINIQDLEKPSINCPSDITVTTPNGLCKIDKALVNLANPTASDNCGISGAITNNAPNQFDLGVQTVKWTAKDSSNNKSNCNQKVTVLAYSCGAPVNVFVKDTTETSAKIKWSAGTPCNTEYQLRIRHEVSTGVWSSWSSWVTGNGNSKEYHYTALPSGKLHHYQIRSKCGSATTSAIIDGWFSTKSNNSLRKSDKNMNESLNVSDAYGIQKIETHASVHTLMISPNPATEFIQVKISGFEFVSKSLLLADLFGRKVLEIKLDPRENEMYIDVPLLHLRNGIYILQISDGKTKITQRLEILK; this is translated from the coding sequence GTGAAAAAGTCACAGTTTCTTTTAAGCATTGTTTCTGGAAAGCTAGAATTAAGGACAATTCATTTATTGCCCATTTTTAACATCTTGCTTTTAATTTCGCTAATTTCAAGTAATTGCCTGGCTGCGATTCGTTATGTCAAACCTATAGCAACCGGATCTGAAGACGGGAGTAGTTGGGCCAATGCTTCAAATGACATACAAGCTATGATCAATGCTTCCTCAGCCGGAGATGAGATTTGGGTTGCCGCCGGTACTTATTATCCCTTATATGAACCAGATGGAACTACAAATGCACCACGCGATTTTACATTCTATCTAAAAAATGGTGTCAAAGTATATGGATCATTTGCCGGCACAGAAACCAATCTGTCAGAAAGGAATTTGAGCTTACAGATTTCTATTCTGGATGGCGATATAGGCACTCTTGGTGACGTCTCGGACAATGCCTATCATGTCGTGCTATCCGTTTCTGATAATAATACCACTTTGCTGGATGGATTTGTCATCAGGAATGGTAGAGCGAATACTGCTACCAATCTTACCGTAGAATCAAAATCAACAGCAAGATCTGAAGGTGGTGGGATATACAACGCATTTTCAAATACAATTTACCAAAACATAGCTCTCGTAAATAATTTCAGCAGTGATGATGGTGGAGGACTCTATAATAACAATTCTTCTCCAAAGCTTATCAATGCCATTATCTACAACAACGATACCAATGACGAAGGCGGTGGAGTGTTTAATGAATCCAATTCCTATCCTGAATTTATCAATTGCACATTTGTAGAAAACGACTGCGCAAGAAGCGGAGGAGCCATTTTCGGCGTATTCAATAATGATCCTACAAAGTCAACAGTTGTTCGCAATTGCATATTTAGAGATAATCGAATCAACGGAGTTAAAACTACTAAGTTTGCTGATTTGGGAGCATTCGCTTCCTTTTTTTCTGTTGAAAATACAGATTTGCAATTTGCCTTCAATAATACCAATTATGAAACAGCGGAATTTTTAAACGATATTTCTGCTGCCAATAATTTTTTCAATTATGATCCCGCATTTCAAAATATAGCCGATCCGGATGGTGCAGATGATCAGTGGTTTAGCACAGATGATGGTTTGATCCTAAAATCCTGCAGCCAATTATTAAATGCCGGTGAGAATACTTTCAATAATTTAAGCAAAGATATTCAGAGCAACATTCGCATTTTCGAATCTACGATAGATTTGGGTCCTTACGAAATTCAGGAAACTGCAGATCCTGTCCTCATCACCAGTGTTGCTTTAGACACGATATGCAGCAATGTTTCCCAAAAATATGCAATAAGCTGTTCTCATGTCAGTGCAACTTACAGTTGGTCAAGGGCTCTAGTGACAGGAATCAGCAATGCTGCTGTTTCGAATCAAACCAGTGATACAATAAAGGAAAAATTGATCAATACCACATCAAATCAGGTCAATGCTGTTTATAAAATAAATGCAACAGCTAATACATGTAAAGGGCCAACATTTACCAGAACATTAACCGTTGATCCGAATCCAAATGCAAGCATACTAAATGTCAGTATGGATTCTGCATTTGTTAATAAACCATATCTGGACACCTTAAAGCAAACTGGAATGACAACGCCTAAATGGTCGGTTGTTTTGGACAGCTTCCCCCAAGGATTAATTTTAAATAGTACAAATGGAATCATTAATGGAACACCAACTCAGGTTGGTAATTATAATTTACCTGTGACCATCCAACAAGCCAGTTGTTCTGTATCCAAAACGATCCCAATGAAAGTATTTGAAACCATAACAGTTATAGAACTAAACAATATCAATATAGGTAATAAAAACGCTAGTGATACGAGCTTCTGGAGGTCAGTTGGCCTGTCTACCAATATTGATGAGGATGGTTTGCCGGATTCAACCGATCAAATAAAAATCATGGGTACTTCATCCGGTCAAATCACTTTAGATAAAAATTTAACCATACAATCGTTAGTTATTGATAGTGTTGCAGATGTTACAATAAAATTAGGAAACAAGATTTTATCAATCATTGGAGGCGAACTCAAAGCCTTGAAAGAAGGATCCTTAAAAGCAGATAGTGCGACACTTAAGTTTTACAGAAATGCAATTATTAATATCAAGGATATCATAGGTACCTTAGAAATGGAAACCGATGATACCGGTAAAATAATACTCTACAATCATCTCATCGTCAAAACGCTGTTGAAAATTAAAAAAATGAATAACCTGGAGGGAGGAAAAGAAATTCAGCTGGAAGGAGATGCCGAATTAAATAATCCCCCAATGCGTGGAGATGGCAAAGTAAAAATGCAAGGTAGCCAGGATCAAAAAATAAAAGGGGATGGATCCGTTCATCATTTAGTTGTTGATAAACCTAGCGGAAAGATTGACCTGGAAAATAATTTGCGAATCAAAAATGCAGATCCCAACGAAAAAGCACAACTCAAAGGAAATAATACGCCCATTAGAAGTAAAAACGGTAGTGCTGTTTTACTGGAAGATGAAAAAGAAGTTGAAGTCGATTATCAGGGAAAAATTGATCGCGTCGAAGCCAAGACTCCTAAACTCATGATGAAACAGGATTTAAATGTAGATTCTTTGTTGGTGCTCCACGCTGAACTTCTCGAAATGGATGCGCCTGCAGGTACCAAACTCAATAACAAGGGCAATATGGTGGTCAATACGCAAAATCTGAAAGGGCCTGCTTTTGTCGTTATGCTTGGCGATAGTCTGCAAATTATTTCAGGTCCGGGTGCACTTCATAAATTGGAAGTCAACAAACCAGAAGGTTCCTATATGCGCCTCGACGATTATCTGCGTATCAAAAATGCTGATCCCAACGAAAAAGCACAACTCAAAGGAAATAATACGCCCATTAGAAGTAAAAATGGAAGTGCGGTTTCACTGGAAGACGAAAAAGAAGTTGAAGTCGATTATCAGGGAAAAATTGATCGCGTCGAAGCCAAGACTCCTAAACTCATGATGAAACAAGATTTGAATGTGGATTCTTTGTTGGTACTCCATGCTGAGCTTCTTGAAATGGATGCCCCGCCCGGTACCAAACTCAACAACAAAGGAAATTTGGTGGTCAATACTCAAAATCTGAAAGGCCCTGCTTTTGTAGTTATGAAAGGCGATAGTCTGCAAATTATTTCCGGTCCCGGTGCCCTTCACAAATTGGAAATCAACAAGCCCGAAGGTTCCTATATGCGGCTCGATGATTACCTGCGAATCAAAAATGCTGATCCCAACGAAAAAGCACAACTCAAAGGAAATAATACGCCTATTAAATCAGAAAACGGTAGTGCGGTCTCACTGGAAGATGAAAAAGAAGTTGAAGTCGATTATCAGGGTAAAATTGATCGCGTCGAAGCCAAGACTCCTAAACTCATGATGAAACAGGATTTAAATGTGGATTCTTTGTTGGTGCTCCACGCTGAACTTCTCGAAATGGATGCCCCGCCCGGTACTAAACTCAACAACAAAGGAAATTTGGTGGTCAATACTCAAAATCTGAAAGGCCCTGCATTTGTAGTTATGAAAGGCGATAGTCTGCAAATTATTTCCGGTCCCGGTGCACTTCATAAATTGGAAGTCAACAAGCCCGAAGGTTCCTATATGCGGCTCGATGATTACTTGCGAATCAAAAATGCTGATCCCAACGAAAAAGCAGAACTCAAAGGAAATAATACCCCCATCAAATCAGAAAACGGTAGTGCGGTTTCACTGGAAGATGAAAAAGAAGTCAGCGTTGATTATGGAGGAGACATAGATAAAATACAAATTACAACTCCCAAATTAAGCATTAAGCAAGATTTACATATTGAAAAAGATCTAACCTACGCTGGAGATACTATCGAATTAAAAGGCCCGGAGAAGTCGATAAAAGTAAAGGGAGATTATCATAGCGATGCCCATATAAAAGGCGATTCCAAAACGGAAATTACCGGAAACCAAAAATCGCAGATTACAAGCAATGCTATGAAAAATCAGGGTTATTTAAAAATAAATAAATCGGATACAGCCAAAACAGAATTAATGACCGATCTTCTGGCAGATACACTTGCTGTGGAATCAGGAATTTTGGACCTCGGTTCTTATCAAGGAGATCCACAAATGCAAAGAAAAGTAACGGCCAATACTACTGTGCGAGGAAATGGAAAAATGGCAGGATCCGGAAAAGCTAAGAAACCGGATCCATCACCAAATGTACCACCGCCACCAAGTTGTGGGAAGGGTTATATATACAATACTAAAACCAAAGCCTGTGATCCGGAAATTGGAACTAATGCACCTCCTAATAATTCACCAGGAATTGAAACATGTGCAGCTCTAAAGTCAACAGATAAAATTGCTTATGAACAATGCCGAAAAAAATATGGAGTAGCTCCGGGTAATAGTCCCGGCCAAATTGAATTTGATTATCCTGTGGCGTTCAAGAATACAAATCTCGATTTTGAATTAACAGATATGGATGCCGGATCCGGCTACGACCAGGTCCGCATTAATGGTCAGATCACCATCGATACCGGAGTTAGTGTTACATTGATTGGAGCAAACATCAATTGTTATGAATTTATCATTTTGCAAAACAACAGCACAGATTCTATTAAAGGCAGGTTTTTAGACTTGCCGAATTCAGGTGATACGATATCATTTAATGGGTTCACATATGCCATCAATTATAAAGGTGGCGACGGCAATGATATTTCATTTAGATTACAGGACACCGTAAATCCCGTCATAAGTTGTCCTCCACCGATTGTAAAATATACAACTTCAAATCAATGCTTTTACCAAGCTCAAAATACGGAGTTTGACTATATTTCAAGCAGCGACAATTGTGCAGTGACCACCATTGAATTTTCATTTAGCGGTGCAAGTTCAGGCACCGGTCTGACAAGTTTGCGGGATACCGTTTTTAATGTTGGTGAAACAACCATCCAATGGATTGCAAAAGATGCATTTCAAAATTCATCTTTTTGTCAGTTTACACTCACCGTTCAGGATACGTTTAAACCTCAGGCCTATTGCAACAATTTTGATATATATTTGAATTCAGCCGGTTCATTTGAACTTGATGCTGAAAATATTAATAATAATTCATCTGACGTTTGTGGAATGTTGTCCTTCAATTTAAACAAGTCTGGTTTCAGCTGTGAAGATGTCGGAAGCGAAACTATAATACTAACGGTTACGGATTTACATTCCAACTCATCGACCTGCAGCGCTACAGTGAGTATATATGATACGGTTAAACCACAAGCCATCTGTAATAATGCTGCTGTTTATTTAAATAGTCAGGGAACCGTTGACATCACACCTGCTCAGCTTAACCATAGTTCTTCAGATGCCTGTGGCCTTGATGATTTGGATTTAAGCATTGATCAACTATTCTGTCATCATACGGGAGTTGTAGAAGTCGTTTTATACGTTACCGACCATAACGGGAACTCATCGAGTTGTGTAGGATTGGTTACTGTATTGGATACCTTATTACCCATCATTACGTGCCCGCAAAACCAAATTCGAAACACATTTATAGGTATGTGTACCTATACGGCCAATGGATCAGAATTTTACGCTACTTTCCAGGACAATTGCAGTAAAAAATCAGAATCTTGTATATTGACAGGCGCAAACACAGGAACGCAATCCGGAAGTTTGGCTGGAAAAATATGCAGCAAAGGAATTACAACAGTTTTGTGGACAGTGACCGCAAGCAATAATCAGTCGGGTACATGCTCCTTTACCATCAACATCCAGGATCTAGAAAAACCAAGTATCAATTGCCCTTCAGATATCACCGTTACTACACCAAATGGACTATGCAAAATTGACAAAGCTTTGGTAAATTTAGCCAACCCAACAGCTTCCGATAATTGTGGAATTAGCGGCGCAATAACCAACAATGCACCCAATCAATTTGATCTTGGAGTGCAAACTGTAAAATGGACAGCAAAAGATTCCAGCAACAATAAAAGCAATTGTAATCAAAAAGTTACAGTCCTGGCCTATAGTTGCGGAGCACCCGTTAATGTATTTGTTAAAGACACAACAGAAACATCTGCAAAGATAAAATGGAGCGCAGGGACTCCTTGCAATACAGAATATCAGTTGCGCATTCGTCACGAAGTAAGTACAGGTGTTTGGTCAAGCTGGTCAAGTTGGGTGACCGGTAATGGAAATTCGAAAGAATACCATTACACAGCTTTGCCCTCTGGCAAATTGCACCATTACCAAATCCGTTCTAAATGTGGTTCTGCGACAACATCAGCAATTATTGATGGTTGGTTCTCTACAAAGTCAAATAATTCACTCCGAAAATCTGACAAAAACATGAATGAATCATTAAACGTTTCAGATGCATACGGGATTCAGAAAATAGAAACCCATGCTTCAGTTCATACTTTAATGATTTCACCCAATCCGGCTACAGAATTTATCCAAGTTAAAATCAGCGGATTCGAATTCGTAAGCAAATCATTATTACTTGCAGATCTATTTGGCAGGAAAGTTCTTGAAATCAAATTGGATCCAAGAGAAAATGAAATGTATATAGATGTTCCGCTCTTACATCTCCGAAATGGAATTTACATACTTCAAATTTCAGACGGAAAGACAAAAATTACTCAACGCTTGGAAATTTTAAAATAA